In Acropora muricata isolate sample 2 chromosome 11, ASM3666990v1, whole genome shotgun sequence, one DNA window encodes the following:
- the LOC136890322 gene encoding uncharacterized protein, which yields MAHRILKCTVCGGDHSIFHCENKCGVCHGDNRKCSCSEQPPSKKKKSRKQKQSSGDQQSVADLRKLYDNLQKEHERVGSAFQNLKDQNEELARDLAEREADLEELTNLVSTKDEVIKDAERRLLHAKKLIADLKAEVQSLRSRNDQQEPEQQTPQQQSEAEIGRVNSHSLSSIHSRYAKVLQVIDDNRCSMANAFRLAGCPRSTVRDFVAIAELKIVDHREHDRVIRDHAGSVKELEATCRRRLRRYLPVMANLRREGKLLPLKFDERFYAE from the coding sequence ATGGCTCATCGAATCTTAAAGTGTACTGTGTGCGGCGGCGAccattctatttttcattgcgAAAATAAGTGTGGCGTCTGCCACGGAGACAATCGTAAGTGTTCCTGTTCGGAGCAGCCtccgagtaaaaaaaaaaagtcgagaaagcAGAAACAGTCCTCTGGTGACCAACAAAGCGTTGCAGATCTCCGCAAGCTGTACGACAACTTGCAGAAAGAGCACGAGCGGGTCGGGTCCGCGTTTCAAAACCTGAAAGATCAGAACGAGGAACTTGCGAGGGACCTGGCAGAACGCGAAGCTGATTTGGAAGAACTGACCAACCTCGTAAGCACAAAGGATGAGGTGATTAAAGACGCGGAGAGAAGACTACTGCATgcgaaaaaattaatagcagaTCTGAAGGCAGAGGTCCAGTCACTTCGTAGCAGAAACGATCAGCAGGAACCTGAGCAGCAGACGCCGCAGCAACAGTCAGAGGCAGAGATAGGCCGCGTGAACTCCCATAGCCTCTCCAGCATTCACAGTCGGTACGCGAAGGTCCTTCAGGTCATTGACGACAACCGCTGCAGCATGGCCAATGCGTTCCGTCTCGCTGGATGTCCGAGGAGTACTGTCCGGGACTTCGTGGCGATTGCAGAGCTAAAGATCGTGGACCATCGAGAGCACGATCGTGTTATCAGAGACCATGCTGGCTCTGTAAAAGAGTTGGAAGCGACCTGCAGAAGAAGACTTCGGAGATATCTTCCAGTCATGGCTAACCTGCGGCGTGAGGGGAAGCTGTTGCCTCTGAAGTTTGATGAGCGTTTCTACGCGGAGTAA